In Sphingomonas sp. LT1P40, the following are encoded in one genomic region:
- a CDS encoding TrmH family RNA methyltransferase: MPREITAFSNPLVKRVRSLRDKKHRRDEGLFLAEGLRILTEARETGILPDYLFFAKGHETHELAAALIAETEAAGGEAIATDADILSKLSGKDNPGAVVGVYREFPTDLARLDRSTAPIWLVAERLRDPGNLGTILRTADAVGAGGLILIDQCVDPFSVEAVRASMGALFTIPIARAPWEEFHDWLRAGPGQLVGLALEGAVDYRTPDFAAPVFLLTGNEAQGLPSAYAEACDVRVKIPMLGKADSLNAAVATAVMAYAVLDRIRR; the protein is encoded by the coding sequence TTGCCCCGCGAAATAACCGCCTTCTCCAACCCGCTGGTCAAGCGCGTCCGCTCGCTCCGCGACAAGAAGCATCGCCGCGACGAGGGGCTGTTTCTGGCCGAGGGTCTGCGCATCCTGACCGAGGCGCGCGAGACGGGCATCCTTCCAGACTATCTGTTCTTCGCCAAAGGGCATGAGACCCACGAACTCGCCGCTGCCCTGATCGCCGAGACCGAGGCAGCGGGGGGTGAGGCGATTGCGACCGATGCCGACATCCTCTCCAAACTATCGGGCAAGGACAATCCCGGTGCCGTCGTCGGCGTCTATCGCGAGTTTCCGACCGATCTTGCGCGGCTTGACCGCAGCACCGCGCCGATCTGGCTGGTCGCGGAGCGGCTGCGCGATCCCGGCAATCTCGGCACCATCCTGCGCACCGCAGATGCCGTTGGCGCGGGCGGGCTGATCCTGATCGACCAGTGCGTCGATCCATTCAGCGTCGAGGCTGTGCGCGCCAGCATGGGGGCATTGTTCACCATCCCCATCGCCCGCGCGCCATGGGAGGAATTCCACGACTGGCTCCGCGCCGGTCCCGGCCAGTTGGTCGGCCTCGCATTGGAAGGCGCCGTGGACTATCGCACGCCTGACTTTGCCGCACCGGTATTCCTGCTCACCGGCAACGAGGCACAGGGGCTGCCGTCCGCTTATGCCGAAGCGTGCGACGTCCGCGTGAAAATCCCGATGCTGGGCAAGGCCGACAGCCTCAACGCCGCCGTCGCCACGGCGGTCATGGCCTATGCCGTGCTCGACCGAATCCGTCGGTAG
- a CDS encoding anthranilate synthase component II, with product MILVIDNYDSFTWNLVHYLMDLGAEVKVVRNDALTAREAIESNAQAFLLSPGPCTPNEAGISLDLVAACADVGKPLLGVCLGHQSIGQHFGGQVVRGGLMHGKTSPISHDGTGLFTDLPSPFTATRYHSLIVTDIPDELVVNATADDGSVMAFRHVTLPIHSVQFHPESIATEHGHAMLANFLNLAGIGAKTLA from the coding sequence ATGATCCTCGTCATCGACAATTACGACAGCTTCACCTGGAACCTCGTCCATTATCTGATGGACCTGGGCGCGGAGGTGAAGGTCGTGCGCAACGACGCCCTCACCGCGCGTGAAGCGATCGAAAGCAATGCACAGGCGTTCCTGCTATCGCCCGGCCCGTGCACCCCGAACGAGGCGGGGATCAGCCTCGACCTCGTCGCTGCCTGTGCCGATGTCGGCAAGCCGCTGCTCGGCGTGTGCCTCGGCCACCAGTCGATCGGCCAGCATTTCGGGGGCCAGGTCGTTCGCGGCGGCCTGATGCACGGCAAGACCAGCCCGATCAGCCATGACGGCACTGGCCTGTTCACGGACCTGCCCAGCCCGTTCACCGCCACCCGCTATCACTCGCTGATCGTCACCGACATTCCTGACGAACTCGTGGTCAACGCCACTGCCGACGATGGCAGCGTCATGGCCTTCCGCCACGTCACGCTGCCGATCCATAGCGTCCAGTTCCATCCCGAAAGCATCGCCACCGAACATGGCCACGCGATGCTGGCGAACTTCCTGAATCTCGCCGGAATCGGAGCAAAAACGCTCGCCTGA
- the rapZ gene encoding RNase adapter RapZ: MSKRAKQILLVTGMSGAGKSTVLRTLEDLGWEVVDNLPLLLLNRLLDTDPPEGDGDDRPLAIGIGTRTRAFDADSIVRRIKKLRDDRGYDLGTLYLDCAGAELERRYSETRRRHPLAQDRPAGDGIARERELLEPLRRWANRLIDTTNLSGNELAQKIRATFSGPGLGEPTLSVMSFGFARGLPANADLVFDMRFLRNPHWVDSLRPGTGKDKDVADYVAGDPAYADAVRRIEELLVTLIPRYRAEGKSYVTIAFGCTGGRHRSVHVAGRVAARLRDAGFSPTVAHRDLQTAPQDSLEGPPAAR, translated from the coding sequence GTGAGCAAGAGGGCCAAACAAATCCTGCTCGTCACCGGCATGTCCGGCGCGGGCAAGTCCACCGTGTTACGCACGCTGGAGGATCTGGGGTGGGAGGTGGTAGACAACCTGCCGCTCCTGTTGCTCAACCGCCTGCTCGACACCGACCCGCCCGAGGGTGACGGCGACGACCGCCCGCTGGCGATCGGCATCGGCACGCGCACCCGCGCCTTCGACGCCGACAGCATCGTGCGCCGCATCAAGAAACTGCGCGACGACCGCGGTTACGATCTCGGCACGCTATACCTCGATTGCGCCGGTGCCGAACTCGAACGCCGCTACAGCGAGACGCGCCGTCGCCACCCGCTGGCGCAGGATCGTCCGGCCGGCGACGGCATCGCGCGCGAACGTGAGCTGCTCGAACCGCTACGCCGCTGGGCCAACCGGCTGATCGACACCACGAACCTGTCCGGCAACGAGCTGGCGCAGAAAATTCGCGCGACGTTTTCCGGTCCGGGCCTTGGTGAACCCACCCTGTCGGTGATGTCGTTCGGCTTTGCGCGCGGCCTGCCCGCCAATGCCGATCTGGTGTTCGACATGCGTTTCCTGCGCAATCCGCACTGGGTCGATTCGCTGCGTCCCGGCACCGGCAAGGACAAGGACGTCGCCGATTATGTCGCCGGCGACCCGGCTTATGCCGATGCAGTCAGACGGATCGAGGAGCTGCTCGTGACGCTGATCCCGCGTTACCGTGCGGAGGGGAAATCCTATGTTACCATCGCCTTTGGCTGTACCGGGGGGAGACACCGGTCGGTGCATGTCGCCGGGCGCGTCGCGGCACGGTTGCGCGATGCCGGATTTTCGCCCACGGTGGCGCATCGTGACTTGCAGACCGCGCCGCAGGACTCGCTAGAAGGCCCGCCGGCTGCAAGATGA
- a CDS encoding HPr kinase/phosphorylase, with product MALAEISSETLHASCVAIDGRAVLIEGRSGEGKSDLALRLIDRGAVLVSDDYTICTRSNGVLHGTPPMNIAGKIEVRGIGLIDMPHEPRAPIALFVTILETPPRMPEGPRKRRIAGVDIPEVALAALEPSAPIKVELALRHFNGPTA from the coding sequence ATCGCGTTGGCTGAAATTTCCTCCGAAACCCTGCATGCATCCTGCGTTGCGATCGACGGTCGCGCCGTGTTGATCGAGGGGCGATCGGGCGAGGGCAAGTCCGATCTGGCGCTGCGGCTGATCGATCGCGGCGCGGTGCTGGTGTCCGACGACTACACCATCTGCACACGCTCGAACGGCGTCCTTCACGGCACGCCGCCGATGAATATCGCGGGCAAGATCGAGGTGCGCGGCATCGGCCTGATCGACATGCCGCACGAGCCGCGCGCGCCGATCGCGTTGTTCGTCACCATCCTCGAAACCCCGCCGCGCATGCCCGAGGGGCCGCGCAAACGCCGCATCGCGGGCGTCGATATCCCCGAAGTCGCGCTCGCCGCGCTCGAACCCTCGGCCCCGATCAAGGTCGAACTCGCGCTGCGGCACTTCAACGGGCCTACAGCGTGA
- the trpC gene encoding indole-3-glycerol phosphate synthase TrpC, with protein sequence MNTLDKILGVKRDEVAARKAATPLSALSERAFAQTPPRGFRAALDAKAATGYGLIAEIKKASPSKGLIRADFDPAAHARAYAAGGAACLSVLTDAEFFQGHEDYLIAARATCNLPVLRKDFMVDPWQVIEARSIGADAILIIVAALDDTQMAEIEDAAIGLGMDVLVEVHDADELDRALALKSRLIGVNNRNLKDFSVSFDRTYELVGSAPAGCTFVAESGLTTRADLDAMAKHGVRCFLIGEALMRQQDVEAATWAMIG encoded by the coding sequence ATGAACACGCTCGACAAGATCCTCGGCGTAAAGCGCGACGAGGTGGCGGCCCGCAAGGCCGCAACCCCGCTCTCCGCGCTGTCCGAACGCGCGTTCGCGCAAACACCGCCGCGTGGTTTCCGCGCCGCGCTCGATGCCAAAGCCGCGACCGGCTACGGCCTGATCGCGGAGATCAAGAAGGCCAGCCCGTCCAAGGGCCTGATCCGCGCCGATTTCGACCCCGCCGCACATGCCCGCGCCTACGCGGCGGGTGGTGCCGCCTGCCTCTCCGTCCTCACCGATGCCGAGTTCTTTCAGGGGCATGAGGATTATCTCATCGCTGCCCGCGCCACCTGCAACCTGCCCGTCCTGCGCAAGGATTTCATGGTCGATCCATGGCAGGTGATCGAGGCGCGCAGCATTGGGGCCGACGCGATCCTCATCATCGTCGCCGCGCTCGACGACACCCAGATGGCGGAGATCGAGGACGCCGCCATCGGCCTCGGCATGGACGTACTCGTCGAGGTCCATGACGCAGACGAGCTCGACCGCGCCCTCGCGCTCAAATCCCGCCTGATCGGAGTCAACAACCGCAACCTCAAGGACTTCAGCGTCTCGTTCGACCGCACCTATGAACTGGTCGGCAGCGCGCCCGCCGGTTGCACCTTCGTCGCCGAATCCGGCCTCACCACCCGCGCCGATCTCGACGCGATGGCCAAACACGGCGTCCGTTGTTTCCTGATCGGCGAGGCGCTGATGCGGCAGCAGGATGTCGAGGCCGCAACGTGGGCGATGATCGGGTGA
- a CDS encoding PilZ domain-containing protein translates to MGASVIRDDLPHRTPRQQVLLGAEICGFGGGTPTRHRIKDLSMTGARIDRAGMLKSGSTVLVSVGTLQAVGATVVWVKDDVAGLRFVEAIDPDAARSKTILPSASQPDLAMKPVVIEQPRASAGWIRDMRNRHL, encoded by the coding sequence ATGGGCGCATCGGTTATCCGCGACGATCTTCCCCACCGCACACCGCGTCAGCAGGTGTTGCTGGGTGCGGAGATTTGCGGATTTGGCGGCGGCACCCCGACCAGGCATCGCATCAAGGATTTGTCGATGACCGGCGCACGCATCGACCGCGCGGGGATGCTGAAATCCGGCTCGACCGTCCTGGTCTCGGTCGGCACGCTCCAGGCGGTCGGCGCGACCGTGGTGTGGGTCAAGGATGACGTCGCCGGGCTGCGCTTCGTCGAAGCGATCGACCCAGATGCCGCTCGCTCGAAAACGATCCTGCCCTCAGCCAGTCAGCCGGACCTGGCCATGAAACCGGTCGTCATCGAACAGCCACGCGCGAGCGCCGGGTGGATCAGGGATATGCGGAACCGTCATTTGTAA
- a CDS encoding PTS sugar transporter subunit IIA, which translates to MIGLVLVTHGRLAEEFVVAMEHVVGKQERIATISIGPEDDMEGRRADIAAAIAEVDAGRGVIVLTDLFGGTPSNLAISLMDAGKVEVIAGINLPMLIRLGGARKTMKVAEAVAAAREAGRKYITVASEVLGEAAA; encoded by the coding sequence ATGATCGGTCTGGTACTCGTGACGCACGGGCGGCTCGCGGAAGAGTTCGTCGTCGCGATGGAGCATGTGGTCGGCAAGCAGGAGCGCATTGCCACCATCTCGATCGGCCCCGAGGACGATATGGAGGGTCGGCGCGCCGACATCGCCGCAGCCATCGCCGAAGTCGATGCCGGGCGCGGCGTGATCGTGCTGACCGACCTGTTCGGCGGTACGCCCTCGAACCTCGCCATCTCGCTGATGGACGCGGGCAAGGTCGAGGTGATTGCGGGCATTAACCTGCCCATGCTGATCCGGCTGGGCGGCGCACGCAAGACGATGAAGGTCGCCGAAGCCGTCGCCGCTGCGCGCGAGGCGGGCCGTAAATACATCACCGTCGCATCCGAAGTTTTGGGGGAGGCCGCCGCTTGA
- a CDS encoding stimulus-sensing domain-containing protein: MAPDTDSPKSERELALRWSARLSLTPRILAVNIFALAMLAGGFFYLDSFRARIVDDKVEQAAREARLIAQAVAITPPADRNAMVLRIASEAGVRIRLYDRNGRLTLDTRALGLNNVVLRDPDKDPWNQSAARFLDAIIDTVAGADRAPQFRERAADKGRDWPDLATTLRTGEASASVWRAPDRTPVITAAAPYGPEGAVFTTDNARDITQTVRIERFRLSVVLAVVMGLSIFLSLFLARTIVRPLRRLARAAVRVRLGRAREVVVPRLPERRDEIGLLARSLSDMSLALRARIDATEAFAADLTHELKNPLASLRSAVESLTSVRDPELQERLLAIVRDDVHRLDRLISDISEASRLDAQLSRAHFDPVDLAAMLDGLIGQRIERGVERGVRLRFDRPNGAIPRVMGEGARLERVFENLIENAISFSPDDGLVTLALTTDDEMIEIRVEDEGPGVPEEAREAVFRRFHSVRPEGEAFGRHSGLGLAIARTIVEGHQGMIGVESREDRMRGARFVVHLPLVQPS, encoded by the coding sequence ATGGCGCCGGATACCGATTCTCCGAAGAGTGAGCGCGAACTCGCGCTCCGCTGGTCCGCACGGCTCAGCCTCACGCCGCGTATCCTGGCGGTCAACATCTTCGCGCTGGCGATGCTGGCGGGGGGGTTCTTCTATCTCGACAGTTTTCGCGCGCGGATCGTCGATGACAAGGTCGAACAGGCGGCACGCGAGGCGCGGCTGATCGCGCAGGCGGTGGCAATCACGCCGCCCGCCGACCGCAACGCCATGGTCTTGCGCATCGCCAGTGAAGCAGGCGTGCGGATACGGCTGTATGACCGCAACGGCCGCCTGACACTCGACACCCGCGCATTGGGGCTCAACAATGTCGTGTTGCGCGATCCGGACAAGGATCCGTGGAACCAGAGCGCCGCGCGCTTTCTGGACGCCATCATCGATACCGTGGCGGGTGCCGATCGCGCACCGCAATTCCGCGAGCGTGCGGCGGACAAGGGCCGCGACTGGCCCGATCTGGCGACGACGCTGCGCACCGGCGAAGCGAGCGCCAGCGTGTGGCGCGCGCCGGATCGCACCCCGGTCATCACCGCTGCTGCGCCCTATGGCCCGGAAGGCGCGGTGTTCACCACCGACAATGCCCGCGACATCACGCAAACCGTGCGGATCGAACGCTTTCGCCTGAGCGTCGTGCTGGCGGTGGTGATGGGCCTGTCGATCTTCCTTTCGCTATTCCTTGCCCGCACCATCGTCCGCCCGCTGCGCCGCCTCGCCCGCGCCGCCGTCCGCGTGCGGCTGGGGCGTGCGCGCGAAGTCGTCGTGCCGCGCCTGCCGGAACGGCGCGACGAGATCGGGCTGCTTGCGCGATCGCTGTCCGACATGAGCCTCGCGCTGCGCGCGCGCATCGACGCGACTGAGGCGTTTGCGGCCGACCTGACGCATGAACTCAAAAACCCGCTTGCCTCGCTGCGTTCCGCGGTCGAGAGCCTGACCAGCGTGCGCGATCCCGAATTGCAGGAGCGCCTGCTCGCCATCGTGCGCGACGATGTCCACCGGCTCGACCGGCTTATCAGCGATATTTCGGAGGCGTCGCGCCTCGACGCGCAGCTCAGCCGCGCGCATTTCGACCCCGTCGATCTGGCGGCGATGCTCGACGGGTTGATCGGGCAACGCATCGAACGCGGCGTGGAACGTGGCGTCCGTTTGCGCTTCGACCGCCCGAACGGCGCGATCCCGCGCGTGATGGGCGAAGGTGCCCGGCTGGAGCGCGTGTTCGAGAATCTAATCGAAAACGCCATCTCCTTTTCCCCCGACGATGGCCTCGTCACCCTCGCGCTCACTACCGATGACGAGATGATCGAAATCCGTGTCGAGGATGAAGGGCCGGGCGTGCCGGAAGAAGCGCGCGAAGCGGTGTTCCGCCGCTTCCATTCGGTGCGACCGGAGGGCGAAGCGTTCGGACGGCATTCGGGGCTGGGGCTTGCCATCGCGCGCACCATCGTCGAAGGCCATCAGGGCATGATCGGCGTCGAATCGCGGGAAGACCGGATGCGCGGCGCGCGCTTCGTGGTCCACCTTCCGCTGGTTCAGCCAAGCTAA
- a CDS encoding HPr family phosphocarrier protein produces MSRTSRTVLIGNRRGLHARASAKFVTLASTQPVELTVEKDGNSVTGTSIMGLMMLGAAMGDTITISAAGDGAEAAVLTLVELVEDRFGED; encoded by the coding sequence TTGAGTCGTACCAGTCGCACCGTCCTGATCGGCAACCGCCGCGGCCTGCATGCCCGCGCCAGCGCCAAATTCGTCACCCTCGCCTCGACTCAGCCGGTCGAACTGACCGTGGAGAAGGACGGTAATTCGGTCACCGGCACGTCGATCATGGGCCTGATGATGCTGGGCGCGGCGATGGGCGACACGATCACGATCAGCGCGGCAGGCGACGGCGCCGAAGCTGCGGTGCTGACGCTGGTCGAACTGGTCGAGGACCGGTTTGGGGAGGATTGA
- the trpD gene encoding anthranilate phosphoribosyltransferase, with protein MTRFSRLPDPATPLAREAAAQAFADILDGTAPEAEIEAFLIALSDRGETSIEIAEAARAMRARLIPVNAPANAIDVCGTGGDGHHTLNVSTAVAIVVAASGVPVAKHGNRAASSKSGAADTLEALGLDLDRATANAEAHLDDLGIAFLFAAKYHPALGRIAPIRKRIGRRTIFNLMGPLANPARVSRQLIGIARPDYAPIYAEALEQLGVTGAAVVAGEEGLDELSPEGASLIVSIGDVSLPPRITPDDAGLQRHPLTALRGGDAQENAAALRRLLMGERGAYRDAVLLNAAAALVVAGEAIDLREGAEEAAETIDKGLANALLDCWIAAA; from the coding sequence GTGACCCGCTTCAGCCGCCTGCCCGACCCCGCCACGCCGCTCGCCCGCGAAGCCGCGGCACAGGCGTTCGCCGACATTCTCGACGGCACCGCGCCGGAGGCGGAGATCGAGGCATTTCTCATCGCCCTGTCCGATCGCGGCGAAACCAGCATCGAAATCGCCGAAGCGGCACGAGCGATGCGCGCGCGGCTGATCCCCGTAAATGCCCCCGCCAATGCCATCGACGTGTGCGGCACTGGCGGTGACGGCCACCACACGCTCAACGTTTCCACCGCCGTCGCCATCGTCGTCGCAGCCAGTGGCGTGCCGGTCGCCAAGCACGGCAACCGCGCGGCATCTTCCAAATCGGGCGCGGCGGACACGCTCGAAGCGCTCGGCCTCGACCTCGACCGCGCGACCGCCAACGCCGAGGCCCACCTGGACGACCTTGGCATCGCCTTCCTCTTCGCGGCGAAATATCACCCGGCGCTGGGCCGCATCGCGCCGATCCGCAAACGCATCGGACGGCGCACGATTTTCAACCTGATGGGTCCGCTCGCCAATCCGGCGCGCGTCAGCCGCCAGCTGATCGGTATCGCCCGGCCCGACTACGCCCCCATCTATGCCGAGGCGTTGGAGCAGCTTGGCGTGACCGGCGCGGCGGTGGTCGCGGGCGAAGAGGGACTCGACGAACTCTCGCCCGAGGGGGCCAGCCTCATCGTCAGCATCGGCGATGTCAGCCTGCCGCCCCGCATCACGCCGGACGACGCGGGGCTGCAACGCCACCCGCTCACCGCGCTTCGCGGCGGCGATGCACAGGAGAACGCCGCCGCGCTGCGCCGCCTGCTCATGGGCGAACGCGGCGCCTATCGTGACGCCGTCCTGCTCAACGCCGCCGCCGCCCTCGTCGTCGCTGGCGAGGCGATCGACCTGCGTGAGGGCGCGGAGGAGGCCGCCGAGACGATCGACAAGGGGCTTGCCAACGCCCTGCTCGACTGCTGGATCGCGGCGGCATGA
- the vapC gene encoding type II toxin-antitoxin system VapC family toxin translates to MILVDSSIWIDYFRGSVTAHTDQLDRMLDTKDLAVGDLILTEVLRGFTSDLEFEKARRLMIRQPSVVIGGSQVALKAAQNFRSLRRRGITIRKTIDTLIATRCIVDNIPLLYSDRDFDPFVEHLGLMPCPAK, encoded by the coding sequence ATGATCCTTGTCGATTCCAGCATCTGGATTGATTATTTTCGCGGGTCTGTGACCGCGCATACCGATCAGCTTGATCGCATGCTGGATACGAAGGACCTGGCCGTCGGCGACCTCATCCTGACGGAGGTGCTTCGCGGCTTTACGAGTGATCTGGAGTTCGAGAAGGCACGGCGTCTGATGATCCGCCAACCATCGGTGGTGATTGGTGGATCGCAGGTCGCCTTGAAGGCGGCCCAGAACTTCCGCTCGCTGCGCCGTCGCGGCATCACCATTCGCAAGACCATCGACACGCTGATCGCCACGCGTTGCATCGTCGACAACATCCCACTGCTCTATTCCGACCGCGACTTCGATCCGTTCGTCGAACATCTTGGACTCATGCCTTGCCCCGCGAAATAA
- a CDS encoding type II toxin-antitoxin system VapB family antitoxin: MRTNIVIDDELMAKAMEASGAKTKREAVEEALRTMIRFHNQQEIRKYRGKLTSWEGDLETMRLD, from the coding sequence ATGCGCACCAACATTGTAATCGACGACGAGTTGATGGCCAAGGCCATGGAGGCTTCCGGCGCTAAAACGAAGCGTGAGGCGGTAGAGGAAGCGCTCCGCACGATGATCCGGTTTCACAATCAGCAGGAAATCAGAAAGTATCGCGGCAAACTCACATCGTGGGAAGGTGACCTTGAGACGATGCGTCTCGACTGA
- a CDS encoding D-2-hydroxyacid dehydrogenase has protein sequence MKAVLPALARPLIEPGLPPEIQAHWFTSREEAIALITDADIAWVDMQRPGWTGEIAAQGERLKWLSTIYAGIDAFDTGLLRQRGTILTNGVGINALAVAEYAVMGVLTAAKRFDQVVRAQDRREWLTDAPGKVELFETRALIVGYGTIGRMIGDRLAAFGVDVTGVTRSGRDGTLTPDEWRARIGDYNWIVLAAPSTAETATLFGADEIAAMKSGAWLINVARGDMVDQAALMEALTKRRIGGAFLDVTDPEPMPADHPLWTTPNCIVTMHLSGRSQTKMFMRAAALFLDNARAFVAGNPMTNIVDLDAGY, from the coding sequence ATGAAAGCCGTCCTCCCCGCCCTCGCCCGTCCGCTGATCGAACCGGGCCTGCCGCCGGAAATTCAGGCTCATTGGTTTACCAGCCGTGAGGAGGCCATCGCCCTCATCACCGATGCCGACATCGCCTGGGTCGATATGCAGCGCCCCGGATGGACCGGCGAGATCGCCGCGCAGGGCGAGCGCCTCAAATGGCTCTCCACCATCTATGCCGGGATCGACGCGTTCGACACCGGCCTGCTGCGCCAGCGCGGCACGATCCTGACCAATGGCGTCGGCATCAACGCGCTCGCCGTCGCCGAATATGCGGTGATGGGCGTGCTGACCGCCGCCAAGCGCTTCGACCAGGTCGTGCGCGCGCAGGACCGCCGCGAATGGCTGACCGACGCGCCGGGCAAGGTCGAACTGTTCGAGACCAGAGCGCTGATCGTCGGATATGGCACCATTGGGCGGATGATCGGCGATCGGCTCGCCGCGTTCGGCGTCGATGTTACCGGCGTCACCCGATCGGGCCGCGACGGCACGCTGACGCCCGACGAGTGGCGAGCACGGATCGGCGATTACAACTGGATCGTCCTCGCCGCCCCCTCCACCGCCGAAACCGCCACCCTTTTCGGCGCGGACGAAATCGCGGCGATGAAATCCGGTGCATGGCTCATCAACGTCGCGCGCGGTGACATGGTGGATCAGGCCGCGCTGATGGAAGCGCTGACCAAACGACGCATCGGCGGCGCGTTCCTCGACGTCACCGACCCCGAACCGATGCCCGCCGATCATCCGTTATGGACCACCCCCAACTGCATCGTCACCATGCACCTCTCCGGCCGTTCACAGACGAAGATGTTCATGCGCGCCGCCGCCCTGTTCCTCGACAATGCCCGCGCGTTCGTCGCCGGAAACCCCATGACCAACATCGTCGATCTCGACGCGGGCTACTGA
- the cysS gene encoding cysteine--tRNA ligase, with the protein MTGAPLTLYNSLTRSLEPFEPIDPDKGARVYSCGPTVYSDPHLGNLRAYVFTDTLSRVLRWKGHKLTHVLNITDVGHLTSDADAGEDKMEAAAKQRGQSAWDISRHYADVFRRNLRDLNIRTPDHMPLATDYVAKMIAFAEGFAEANCYQLDSGLYFDSTSVPDYGKLSGSQDDEREGRIESVDGKRHPQDFAIWRTTPAGETRQMEWDSPWGRGAPGWHLECSVMSAELLGLPFDIHTGGIDHREIHHVNEIAQNQAHCGCGDSGARFWMHNNFLVDRGGKMSKSKGGIATLDALVAKGVHPLAYRLMCLSAHYRSELEFSTENLTAALTRLRRLVLAAEKFRNAEGMGAGDAGNYLERLDAAVSDDLNTPRALPALEELLADKQLGTEARLIALAQFGEVLGLDLLDLTRADLRVRPADALVTETEIEARLTERREARAAKDFARSDAIRDELLGAGVEVMDGDPLGWDWRIEL; encoded by the coding sequence ATGACCGGCGCACCCCTTACCCTTTACAATTCACTCACGCGTAGCCTCGAACCGTTCGAGCCGATCGACCCCGACAAGGGCGCGCGCGTCTATTCCTGCGGCCCGACCGTGTATAGCGACCCGCATCTCGGCAACCTGCGCGCCTATGTCTTTACCGACACGCTGAGCCGCGTGCTGCGCTGGAAGGGTCACAAGCTCACCCACGTTCTCAACATCACCGATGTCGGCCATCTGACGTCCGACGCCGACGCGGGCGAGGACAAGATGGAGGCGGCGGCGAAGCAGCGCGGGCAGAGCGCGTGGGACATTTCGCGTCATTACGCCGATGTCTTCCGCCGCAATCTGCGCGACCTCAACATCCGCACGCCCGACCACATGCCGCTCGCCACCGATTACGTCGCAAAGATGATCGCGTTTGCGGAGGGCTTTGCCGAGGCCAATTGCTACCAGCTCGACAGCGGCCTCTATTTCGACAGCACCAGCGTCCCCGACTACGGCAAGCTCTCCGGCAGTCAGGACGACGAGCGCGAAGGCCGGATCGAAAGCGTCGACGGCAAGCGCCACCCACAGGATTTCGCGATCTGGCGCACCACCCCGGCGGGTGAGACGCGACAGATGGAATGGGATTCCCCTTGGGGTCGCGGCGCACCCGGCTGGCACCTGGAATGCTCGGTGATGAGCGCGGAACTGCTCGGCCTGCCGTTCGACATCCATACCGGCGGTATCGACCACCGCGAAATCCACCATGTGAACGAGATCGCACAGAATCAGGCGCATTGCGGCTGTGGCGACAGCGGTGCGCGTTTCTGGATGCACAACAACTTTCTCGTTGATCGCGGCGGGAAAATGTCGAAGTCAAAGGGCGGCATCGCCACGCTCGATGCGCTGGTGGCAAAAGGCGTGCATCCGCTGGCCTACCGCCTGATGTGCCTCAGCGCGCATTACCGCAGCGAGTTGGAATTCAGCACAGAAAACCTCACGGCCGCGCTCACCCGCCTGCGCCGCCTCGTTCTTGCTGCCGAGAAATTCCGCAACGCCGAAGGTATGGGCGCTGGCGATGCCGGCAACTATCTCGAACGCCTCGACGCCGCCGTGTCCGACGATCTCAACACGCCCCGGGCACTGCCGGCGCTTGAGGAACTGCTCGCAGACAAGCAACTCGGCACGGAAGCACGACTGATCGCTCTCGCCCAGTTCGGCGAAGTTCTCGGGCTCGACCTACTCGACCTCACCCGCGCCGACCTGCGCGTCCGCCCCGCCGACGCGCTGGTGACCGAGACCGAGATCGAAGCCCGTCTGACCGAACGCAGGGAAGCCCGCGCGGCAAAGGACTTCGCCCGGTCCGACGCAATCCGCGACGAATTACTGGGCGCGGGGGTCGAGGTGATGGACGGCGATCCGCTGGGCTGGGACTGGCGGATCGAGCTATGA